CTTGGGGTGTCGGCGTGCTCAGAAGGGTGTTTCTAAACCGCTCTGGGTGCTGGGTGGGGACCGGCCACGCAGGGCAGACAGGAAGAGGGGAGCAGGCTGAGGGGTACAGGAGATGGGGGCAGATTCAGGTGTTCACAAGAGAAGGACTCTCTGACAACCGCTGTGAGTGGGGGGCCTGTGTGGGGGGACCCTGTGGACCCCAGACCCAGGTCCCCGTGTGGAACGGAGCCCAGAGGCGGCCCCATGCCCGGGGCTCCCAGGTTCCATCAGGCCTCCTGTTTGATGGGGGGGGGAGACAACGTCAGAAGCGGGTGGTGACATGTCCCAGGCCCTGGTGGGGTCCACAGGGCCTCAGCCCCATCAGCCCCAGGAGTCCCCAACACCCCCACAAGACCCTCATCCCCAGGTGACCCCACCCCCAAGGACCCCTTCCTCCAGGAGGTTCCACCCCTAGGTGACCTCCACCTCCAGAGACTCTCAGCCCCAGGTGACCCCACCCCCAGGATGTCCCCCAGCCCGCACCCCGCGCCCGGAGGAGGCTGCTCTCTGTCGCCCCCGCGCGGCCGCTCCGGGCAGTGGAGCCGAGATTCGGGCCGACGGGGGACCGGCGGGGGCGGCGCGGACCCTGGGCCTGCTTCCGATTTCCCTTCAACTGACCTCGAGGGTCACCCCCCTCCGGCCCGCATTTTCCGATCTTCCCGTTTCTAAAAGTGAGACTTGGAATCGGCCCAGCGCCGCCGCCCCGGCTGCTGTTACCTCGGCCCCGCCCCCGTCttggcccccagcccctgcctctctGTCGCCTCCGGGGTCGGGGGTCAGGGCGGGAAACCCCCTCGGGAAACCCCCGGGGAGCcgctgggggagggggcggcgggAAGGAGCTCGGGGCGCCTCTATTTAAGCCGCCTCCCCGCGGGCCGGGGACACGCAGGGGACGGCATGGAGCGGGGCCTCGGCCTCCTGCTGCCCCTCCTCGTGGGGCTCCTGCAGCGGGGCCGCGGTGAGGGGGGTCCGAGGGGGAGGGGgctcagggagaggaggggactcCGGGAGGGGACAGCTTAGGAGAGGGGAGGGTGCTCCGAAAGAGGAGGGGgctctgggaggggagggggctccgCGAAGGGAGCGTGGTTCCGGCAGGGAGGGGCTCCTGGAAGAGAGGGGGCTCCGGGAGAGGAGGGGTTCCGGGAGAGTAGGGGGcttaggagaggggagggggctcccaggggggagggggctccgggggggagggggctcagggaggggagggggctccgGGAGAGGAGGGGTCTCCTGGAGGGGAGGAGTctcctggaggggagggggctccGGGAGGGGAGGGGTCTCCGGGAGAGGAGGGGTCTCCAAGAGGGGAGGAGTCTCCTGGAGGGGAGGGGTctcctggaggggagggggctccGGGAGGGGAGGGGTCTCCGGGAGAGGAGGGGTCTCCAAGAGGGGAGGAGTCTCCTGGAGGGGAGGGGTctcctggaggggagggggctccGGGAGGGGAGGGGTCTCCGGGAGAGGAGGGGTCTCCAAGAGGGGAGGAGTCTCCTGGAGGGGAGGGGTctcctggaggggagggggctccGGGAGGGGAGGGGTCTCCGGGAGAGGAGGGGTCTCCAAGAGGGGAGGAGTCTCCTGGAGGGGAGGGGTCTCCGGGAGAGGAGGGGTCTCCAAGAGGGGAGGAGTctcctggaggggagggggctccgggaggggagggggctggaagAGTAGGCCAGTGGGCTGGTTCCGGGAGGTGAGAGGGTCCTAGGAGGAGGGCCTTCGCGGGGGCGgggctggcaggggctggggtcCGGGCGGAGGCGGAGCCCAGGACCGGTTCTGGGGCTGGGGTCCCGGTGTCGGGGGCGCGCGGCCGAGCTGAGCGCGCCCTCTGCCCGCAGGTGCCCTGGAGGTGGAGCCCCCCGAGAGCGTGGTGGCGGTGCCCGTGGGCGGGTGGCGGGAGCTGACCTGCCGCCTGGCCTGCGCGGGCCCCGGGGCCGCCCCGGTGCAGTGGCGCGGCCTGGACACCACCCTGGGCGCCGTGCAGACGGGCGCGGGCATCAGCGTCCTCTCCGTGCGCAACGCGTCCCTGGCGGCGGCGGGGACCCGCGTGTGCGTGGGCTCCTGCGGGAACCTCACCTTCCAGCGGACCGTGCAGCTCCTGGTGTTCGGTGAGCGCCGCCGCTCCTCCCGCCCCCCACATCAGCAGCGCTGCTTCACCTCCGTCTCTTTGCCGCCGCCTCCCGGGAGGCTTCCCGGATTGCCCGCCCCGCCCCAGCTCGAAGCCTGCTCGCAGCTCCTCCGAGTCTCTCTGCAATCCGTTCCCTCCTCTCCGCACCGCCTCCTCTCGGCGGCCTCCCGGCCTTCACTCCGCCTGCCCTTTCTGCTCTGGATCCCTCTCCAGCACCTTATATTGTAGCCACACAGGGCGCGGCCGCTGGGTTTTCCCTGTCCCTGTGCACCCCTTGACCCCGTCCGCCCCCTCAGGGCCCAGTCCGGACCCTCTGGACTCAACCCACCCCCTCCGACCCTCCGTCCGCAGCCTTCCCGGACCAGCTGACCGTCTCTCCAGGGGCCCTGGTGGCCGGGTCTGCCCAGGAGGTGGCCTGCACCGCCCACAACGTCTCGCCTGCCAGCTCGGACACCCTCTCCTTGTCCCTGCTCCTGGGGGGCCAGGAGCTGGAGGGGGTGCAGGCTTTGGGCCGGGATGTGGAGGAGGAGGCCCAGGATGGCGAGGACTCGCTGTTCCGAGTGACAGAGCGCTGGCTGCTGCCCCCCCTGGGGACCCTCGCCCCACTCACCCTCCACTGCCAGGCGACCATGACGCTGCCCGGCTTGGAGCTGAACCACAGCCGGCCCATTCCAGGTGAGTGCAGGGCTGCCCGGCCTGCGAATCAGTGCCCCGGGGATTAGACAAAGTCTCGACACTGGGTGCCCAGCTCTGGAACCCTGGTTCCACACCTCGCCCGCTGTGTCCCCATCTGGGTGGTCACAGTACCCACAGCTGGTGGGAAAATTGCCACGtcctaccccagggcctttgcactgctgtGCCCTCCACCCAGAATGTACTTCCCCGGCATCTCTCCCTGGCTCTCTCACTCACTCCCTCAGGTCACCTTCCGAGTGAGGCTTCCCCtgacccaccccccccccacacacacgggAGAGCCCTTTCTCTTCCCTGTTGATTGTTTCTGACGCCTTTTTATCAACACCCGACGTCCTGTAAGTTCTCTTTCCGTTACCTGTCTCCCCTGCTGCCGGCTTCACCAGGGTAGGaatgtgtctgtcttgttcacggcTGTGTCCCCAGGGGCTGAACAGTGCCCGGCGCACAGTAGGTGTGCGCCACGTACGTtctgaacgaatgagtgaatggatgaatgaatgttcTCACTGTGCACAGCATGGAGTAGGTGCGCAATAAATACTTGAGGGGTGAACAATCAGATGAAAGCATTTCACCTGGaggccagcacacagtaggtgctcaatttgTGCCAGATGTTGTTATTAATTTAACTGACGTGTGTCTGATCCGGGACACGCCCTGCTCACGTCATGAAGCCCCCGGGCAGCCTCTCGCTAAAAAAGCACTGACTCACTCTCTGACGGGGCACCTGGAAACTCACATTAATGTGCTTGGGGTCATGAGCATCAGGAAGAGTTTGATCAAGTGGAAACAGGAGCTGGGGCGGGGTGTGGCACGCAGGGAGGCCGCTGGATTGGAGAGATTTTGTAGGAGGATGTGCAGAGCCTCTCctggggcctcagtctccccgccTGCACCCCAGGGTGATGATCGCGAAGCTCAAGGACCCCCTGACTCCAGGGGGACCATTctcccctctctccatctccGAGTTCTGTAACAATAAACCCGGTATTCACGGACCCTGTAACCCGGGCACCCGTGAACCAGGGCGCTCTCCATGGCAGCCCCCCAGGGGCAGTGGCCATCGCCCCCTCTACAGTGGGGGAAAGTGAGACCCGGAGATTCAGCAGCTCGCTCAGGGCATGGAGGGCTGTGACGGACTCCGAGCCCGCTCCCACCCACTGAGACACCCTGCGACTCACCCAAGTGGCCAGGGATGGGCTGGGAGCGGTTCTGGTCCAACTCCATGGTCCAGATGGAAAGACTGAggcaggagggaggctggggcaGCAGGGAGAACAAATGGCCACCTTGTTTTCCAGTCCTGCACAGCCTGACCTCCCGGGAGCCCCCCATCGTGACCTCCCCGGAGGCGACCCCCAAGCAGGGCTCCACCCACAGCCCCTCGAGTCCTGGTCCTGAGAGTCCTGGATCTGAGAGCCTTCGCCCCACGAGTCGTGGCCCCACGAGTCCTCACCCCACCGGTCCTGGCCCCAGGAGTCGTGGCCCCACACCTGGGAACAGCTCCACCAGGCCCTGTCGCCCTGTGATCCGCCGGTTGACAACGCCAGGGGGTCTGGAGCTGCTGTGTGAGGTGGTCTGCAGCTCTGGCGTGGCCGTGCACTGGACCCAGGCTCCTGGCGGTCTGGAGGCCTACAACAGGCGGGAGGCCGGAGCCCGGGCGTGGCTGAGCGTGCCGTGGGCCGAGTGCAACCCCGAGGGCTGGTTCCAGTGTTGCCTGGACCCAGGGGGCCAGGTGGCCAGCCTGTACCTGGTCCCAGAAATCTGTGAGTTCTGGCGGGGGAGCCCTGGGAGTCCCTGGGGGGAGGGATGCTTTGCATCAGATCCCAGACCAGGAGGCGCCCTGCCCGGCCTCAGCAGATAGCGGGCTTCCCCGACATCGTGAGATGACAGTGGCCTGGCATGACCGATGGCCGTAAATTTCAGGGACCGTGTAGATGTCACACCACTTTGTAAACTACACTTTATAATACAGACCCCAACAGCCTGTGGGAGAGAAATGAAACTAGGATTACAGCCACTTAGGGAATTTCACATTCTCTAGTAGCcacattcagaaaaaaaaaggaaaataagttggATAATATATTTTACCAAACCCAATATATCTCAAATATTATCAGTTCAACATGCAACCTGTAAAAACGTACGAATGAcatatttgacattttttttatttgaagaaatacacGTCTTCAAAACGCGATGTGTGTTTACACCGAGGGCACTTTTCTGCTCTGACGGGCCACGTTTCCATGCAGACGTGGTGCGTGGCCGCCTCAGTGGACCGCCCACTTCCCGCTGTTGCGTCCCATGGACCTTTTGAGAGATTCACTCTAAAGTCCTCTGGATGTTCTGGGGGATTTGTACATTTCAAAAGACGTTCCAAACGGTCAAGTCCTTTGTGAAATTTCAGGGAACGCAGGAAATTTGGAAGCCCTGAGCAGACTCAGCAGGCTTCTCCCCAAAACCTGCAGAGGCGGGCTCAGGGCTCCTGGTGCTTCTCTCTCCAGGCTCCCCGGCGTCGTCCGCAGCCCTGTGCATGGGCAGCGTGGCCCTGGGGCTGCTCCTCCTGGTGTTCCTCGCCTATCGCCTGTGGAAATGCTGCCGGCCGGCCACTGACCACCACGCCCACCAGCTCCTCTGGGCCCCCTGCCCCGCCTGCACCGGACTGAGCGGGCGGGATTCAGGAGGTCACTTCTGAAGTGACCTGCCACTCCTTCACTCAGCTGCGACTGAAGGACGTCTGCAGGGTCTGGACGGCATGAGGACTGACCGCAGGTCCCTCACCCTGATGGCCAGCATCCAGGCTGCCCAGCTGGCTGGGTTTCCCCTGGGTGGGGCCCCTGGGGAGCCACCCGCCACGTCCACAGCTAGAGAATAAAGATCTGGTCTGACTTCACTGGTCCCTGTCATGGTACGAGGATGCTGGAATCCTCTGCACAGCCCCTCTGAACTGGGCGACTCCCCAGCCACACTTGgccagggctggggagagaggacAGCTGGGGGTGGGAGATCCCTTCCCTGGATTCCGGGACACTGGAGCCTAAAGAATAACTAGGACTCCTCAAAAGAAGTAGGGGAAAGTATTTGGCGGAGGAATGGCGTGGCCAAAGCCACAGAAGAGAGGTGGCTTATTAAGGGAAACAGCATCTCTTTTGGGGTGGCTGGGGGCTGAGGATGGGGGAGAGGCGAGAGAGGCTGGAGATGAGATCAGCAGATGAAGGGCTGTAGGTGCCGGGCACTGGGGAGCGACGGGAGACTCTTGAGCTACAGAGGATGCAGTGTGAGAAAGATCCCTCTAATGGTGAGGAAAGGTAACAGCCTGGGACCGTGGGGACCGTGGGAGGGCCACTCATTCCGCGAACACGTGCTGGGGACTGGGCGCCGCGGGAGCCCAGAGCAGACCCCAAGCCCACCCTGGTGGGtggctggggggagagggggcCTTTCCCCACGAGTTGATCTATAAACTCCGACGGAGATTGGGTTAGGTTTACGGCCAGGCTTCGCACAAAGgctcaaagatgaaaaagaaaagagggcgGGGGCGGCGCTCCGTCCTGGAGTCTGGGCGCATCCCTCCCCGCCCGCGCTGGACCGGCTTCTCTGGTAACCAAGGAGACTGGTTGCTAGGGGACCATGCTAATGAAGGACTCGCCCACTACCAAGATGGCAGACAATGCGGCTTCATGCCAGGAACCAAGCCCTTCCTGAGGAGCCATTTTGGAGTCGGGCAAAATTCAGGTTCCGGGCCTGAGCCAGAAAAGCCAACCGATACGCGCAAAGAGGAAACCCGAGAGAGAGAGTGCCAATTAGAACCCAAGAAAGGGCGTCCTGCGCTAATCACTTCCCAGACTCTCCCCGCGGGATCCCGGAGCCCTCTGCCCTCAACGAAGATGGCCGCCACGCGGCGCCAGCGCAGTGGAATATGGCGGCGCTTCCGGTCCCGCTGCCCTCAGCGAAGATGGCGGCAGTGGACAAGCGGCGGCCGGCCGTGGCCCCGGCGGCCAGTTTCCCGGACAGCGGCCGGCCGGCGGTGTCCCAGGCGGCGACAACGCCCGAGAGCGACGAGGACTTCCTGCGGCAGGTCGGCGTGACGGAGATGCTGCGCGCGGCCCTGCTGAAGGTGTTGGAGGCGCGGCCCGAGGAGCCGATCGCTTTCCTGGCGCACTACTTCGAGAACATGGGCCTGCGCTCGCCGGCCAGCGGCGGCGCCGGGGAGCCCCCGGGCCAGCTCCTGCTGCAGCAGCAGCGCCTCGGCCGCGCGCTCTGGCACCTGCGCCTGGCTCACCACTCCCAGAGgtgcggggcggggccggggcgggcggGGGTCTGCCGGACTCCAACTCCCAGCGTGCTCCGCGCGGCTCCCCGTCCCCGGCGCTGGCGGCGGCGCGCGGGGCGTGCTGGGGACCGTAGTCCGCAACGCCCCCCGGGTGCGGGGTGGCCCGGGCCGCGATGGGCTTGCTCTGGCCGGCTTCGTCCCTTGTGACGCCCCTTTGCAGGTGCTGAGTTCCCCTTGCAGCCAACACCACTTTGCAAATTGTGGTGCCCAAGGTCGCAGGGCAAGGCGTCCGAGCCAGGTCCCCCCCCCGAGCTGCCTCGTTACCAGCATGGCAGCATCCCCGTCCATTCAGGCA
This portion of the Diceros bicornis minor isolate mBicDic1 unplaced genomic scaffold, mDicBic1.mat.cur scaffold_67_ctg1, whole genome shotgun sequence genome encodes:
- the MADCAM1 gene encoding mucosal addressin cell adhesion molecule 1; the protein is MERGLGLLLPLLVGLLQRGRGALEVEPPESVVAVPVGGWRELTCRLACAGPGAAPVQWRGLDTTLGAVQTGAGISVLSVRNASLAAAGTRVCVGSCGNLTFQRTVQLLVFAFPDQLTVSPGALVAGSAQEVACTAHNVSPASSDTLSLSLLLGGQELEGVQALGRDVEEEAQDGEDSLFRVTERWLLPPLGTLAPLTLHCQATMTLPGLELNHSRPIPVLHSLTSREPPIVTSPEATPKQGSTHSPSSPGPESPGSESLRPTSRGPTSPHPTGPGPRSRGPTPGNSSTRPCRPVIRRLTTPGGLELLCEVVCSSGVAVHWTQAPGGLEAYNRREAGARAWLSVPWAECNPEGWFQCCLDPGGQVASLYLVPEICSPASSAALCMGSVALGLLLLVFLAYRLWKCCRPATDHHAHQLLWAPCPACTGLSGRDSGGHF